A single window of Candidatus Dormiibacterota bacterium DNA harbors:
- a CDS encoding M20 family metallopeptidase, which yields MDAREAARTAVEESRDRLLALSHRIHAHPELAFEEVRACEWVAAELDAAGLDVRIGAGDLPTALVAEAGDGPLTIAVCAEYDALPEVGHACGHNIIAAAAVGAGVALARVAGDIGVRVRVIGTPAEEDGGGKILLLERGVFDGVHAALMIHPFPYERDSMPCLAVSHLGIEYTGRAAHASAHPEDGINAADAMTVAQVAIGLLRQHLRPTDRVHGIVTLGGGAPNVVPAHTKGRWYARSATLAELADLEPRVRACFEAGALATGCELTFHGDPRPYSEFRLDPDLAGLYRRSAEELGRRFAEPGGAADRMVGSTDMANVSLAIPSIHPMMDIDALPSSNHQPEFAAHCVRAAADRAVVDGAVAMAWTAIGAALDPAVSARLRERAGGAP from the coding sequence ATGGATGCGCGAGAGGCGGCGCGAACCGCCGTCGAGGAGAGCCGCGACCGGCTGCTGGCGCTGAGCCATCGCATCCACGCCCACCCCGAGCTGGCCTTCGAGGAGGTGCGGGCCTGCGAGTGGGTGGCCGCGGAGCTCGACGCCGCCGGCCTCGACGTGCGGATCGGGGCCGGCGACCTGCCCACCGCCCTGGTCGCCGAGGCCGGGGACGGCCCCCTGACCATCGCCGTCTGCGCCGAGTACGACGCCCTCCCCGAGGTCGGCCACGCCTGCGGCCACAACATCATCGCCGCCGCCGCGGTCGGTGCCGGGGTGGCGCTGGCCCGGGTCGCCGGCGACATCGGGGTGCGGGTGCGGGTGATCGGCACTCCCGCCGAGGAGGACGGCGGCGGCAAGATCCTCCTGCTCGAGCGCGGGGTCTTCGACGGCGTCCACGCCGCCCTGATGATCCACCCCTTCCCCTACGAGCGCGATTCGATGCCCTGCCTGGCCGTCTCCCACCTCGGGATCGAGTACACGGGCAGGGCGGCCCACGCCTCGGCCCACCCCGAGGACGGGATCAACGCCGCCGACGCGATGACCGTCGCCCAGGTGGCGATCGGCCTGCTCCGCCAGCACCTGCGCCCCACCGACCGGGTCCACGGCATCGTCACCCTCGGCGGGGGCGCCCCCAACGTGGTCCCGGCGCATACGAAGGGGAGGTGGTACGCGCGCTCGGCCACCCTCGCCGAGCTCGCCGACCTCGAGCCCCGGGTGCGCGCCTGCTTCGAGGCGGGTGCGCTCGCCACCGGCTGCGAGCTCACCTTCCACGGCGACCCGCGGCCCTACTCCGAGTTCCGCCTCGACCCCGACCTCGCCGGCCTCTACCGGCGCAGCGCCGAGGAGCTCGGCCGCCGCTTCGCCGAGCCCGGGGGGGCGGCCGACCGGATGGTGGGCTCGACCGACATGGCCAACGTCTCCCTGGCGATCCCCTCGATCCACCCGATGATGGACATCGACGCCCTGCCCTCCTCGAACCACCAGCCCGAGTTCGCCGCCCACTGCGTGCGCGCCGCCGCCGACCGGGCGGTGGTCGACGGCGCGGTGGCGATGGCCTGGACGGCGATCGGCGCCGCGCTCGACCCCGCCGTGTCGGCCCGGCTCCGGGAGAGGGCCGGGGGGGCTCCCTAG
- a CDS encoding site-2 protease family protein yields MSELHTPVPPAAPAPAGWLPPPPSGWSAAPPAETPRPASRRGGLLGGLLALLLGAGKYGLVLLKVGKLGPTLISMVISLGLLTLTFGPAFGAGVLALIAVHEFGHLLFARHEGVPVGMPIFLGPLCAVIGMRRPPANARQEAVIAIGGPVVGTAGALVVLLWGLSLPTGYLHGLLVSVAYFGFFLNLFNLVPMTPLDGGRVAGALSRWANVFGLAVVALYVAVSLAAGSLNPFLVLILLLGGLSTMQRFRQARTNPEYAVMPPATRLWIGAAYLGMLLVTAVGMSVSHGLLPVNTGI; encoded by the coding sequence ATGAGCGAGCTCCACACGCCCGTCCCCCCGGCCGCGCCCGCCCCCGCGGGGTGGCTGCCCCCTCCCCCGTCGGGCTGGTCCGCGGCGCCGCCGGCCGAGACCCCGCGCCCGGCATCCCGCCGCGGCGGCCTCCTCGGGGGACTGCTGGCGCTGCTCCTCGGCGCCGGCAAGTACGGCCTGGTCCTGCTCAAGGTCGGCAAGCTGGGGCCGACGCTGATCTCGATGGTGATCAGCCTGGGGCTGCTGACCCTCACCTTCGGGCCCGCCTTCGGCGCCGGGGTGCTGGCGCTGATCGCGGTCCACGAGTTCGGCCACCTGCTCTTCGCCCGCCACGAGGGCGTGCCCGTGGGCATGCCGATCTTCCTCGGGCCCCTCTGCGCGGTCATCGGCATGCGCCGGCCGCCGGCGAACGCGCGCCAGGAGGCGGTCATCGCCATCGGCGGCCCGGTGGTCGGCACCGCCGGCGCCCTGGTGGTGCTGCTCTGGGGGCTCAGCCTCCCCACCGGCTACCTCCACGGCCTGCTGGTCAGCGTCGCCTACTTCGGCTTCTTCCTCAACCTCTTCAACCTGGTGCCGATGACCCCCCTCGACGGCGGCCGGGTGGCGGGCGCGCTGAGCCGCTGGGCCAACGTGTTCGGCCTCGCCGTGGTCGCCCTCTACGTCGCCGTCTCGCTCGCCGCCGGGTCGCTCAACCCCTTCCTCGTCCTCATCCTCCTGCTCGGCGGCCTGAGCACGATGCAGCGCTTCCGCCAGGCGCGCACCAACCCGGAGTACGCGGTGATGCCGCCGGCCACCCGGCTCTGGATCGGCGCCGCCTACCTCGGGATGCTGCTGGTCACAGCGGTCGGCATGAGCGTCAGCCACGGCCTGCTGCCGGTGAACACGGGGATCTAG
- a CDS encoding DUF4395 family protein: MGVQRHEEDPQQGGLQMAARPSWAWGDGSTAAPPPAAASPPEPAPAPAPAAAPPDPPPAVRVTEEAPSRPPAWSWGAAAPAADPAPAPADPAPAPADPAPAPAAPSPAAAAEPPPPVSVERPSWSWATALPAAPRYVGQAAPGRPGPLTRALARARTGVAGVTPVDRTAARIQRVLVMALLAGGWALSLSSPAFELVLPLVAVALLAATAHPALSVPRRISAQVLPATRLAGPWLTAEDPAPHRLGEAATGLVLVLASLCAIVGAPVVAWTLAWAVIAVALVEFTFDVSVVVVVHTRLRRARLLRT, translated from the coding sequence ATGGGTGTCCAGAGGCACGAGGAGGATCCGCAGCAGGGGGGGCTGCAGATGGCGGCGCGGCCCTCGTGGGCGTGGGGCGACGGCTCGACCGCCGCGCCGCCCCCGGCGGCCGCGTCTCCGCCCGAACCGGCCCCGGCCCCGGCGCCCGCGGCCGCGCCGCCCGACCCGCCGCCCGCCGTCCGGGTGACGGAGGAGGCGCCCTCCCGCCCGCCCGCGTGGTCCTGGGGCGCCGCCGCCCCCGCCGCCGATCCGGCTCCCGCGCCCGCCGACCCGGCTCCCGCGCCCGCCGATCCGGCTCCCGCGCCCGCCGCACCATCGCCGGCGGCCGCCGCCGAACCGCCCCCGCCGGTGTCGGTGGAGCGGCCGAGCTGGTCGTGGGCCACGGCGTTGCCGGCGGCGCCCCGCTACGTCGGTCAAGCGGCCCCGGGACGGCCCGGCCCGCTGACCCGGGCGCTGGCGAGGGCCCGGACCGGGGTCGCGGGAGTGACCCCCGTCGACCGCACCGCGGCGCGGATCCAGCGGGTGCTGGTGATGGCGCTGCTGGCCGGCGGCTGGGCGCTCTCCCTCTCCTCGCCGGCGTTCGAGCTGGTGCTGCCCCTGGTGGCGGTCGCCCTGCTCGCCGCCACCGCACACCCGGCGCTCTCGGTGCCACGCCGGATCAGCGCCCAGGTGCTTCCCGCAACCCGGCTGGCGGGTCCCTGGCTCACCGCCGAGGACCCGGCGCCGCACCGCCTCGGGGAGGCGGCCACCGGCCTCGTGCTGGTGCTCGCCTCGCTCTGCGCCATCGTCGGGGCGCCGGTGGTGGCCTGGACGCTCGCCTGGGCGGTGATCGCGGTCGCCCTCGTCGAGTTCACCTTCGACGTCTCCGTGGTCGTCGTCGTCCACACCCGGCTGCGCCGCGCCCGCCTGTTGCGGACCTGA
- a CDS encoding isoaspartyl peptidase/L-asparaginase: MAQAALIVHGGAGDRPAAQRAASQAAVEAALEAGWGAIGGGALAAVIAAVRLMEDAPALNAGLGACLNADGEAELDAGVMLGDGLRAGAVGAVRDVRHPVDLARAVMEDGRHVLLVGEGATRFAAERGIERCDPAVFVAARRGATPPADTVGAVARDDGGHVAVAVSTGGISGKRPGRLGDSPLPGAGFYADDEAGAACATGAGEGFIRTVLCHRTVERLAGGVAAAVAEEGIAHLARRVGGRGGLIVIGREGTPAAAWNSAHMAWAMRHEGR, from the coding sequence GTGGCGCAGGCCGCGCTCATCGTCCACGGCGGCGCCGGCGACCGTCCCGCGGCCCAGCGTGCGGCCAGCCAGGCGGCGGTCGAGGCGGCGCTCGAGGCCGGCTGGGGGGCGATCGGCGGCGGCGCGCTGGCGGCGGTGATCGCGGCCGTCCGGCTGATGGAGGACGCCCCGGCGCTCAACGCCGGCCTGGGCGCCTGCCTCAACGCCGACGGCGAGGCGGAGCTCGACGCCGGGGTGATGCTCGGCGACGGCCTCCGCGCCGGCGCGGTGGGGGCGGTGCGCGACGTCCGCCACCCCGTCGACCTCGCCCGCGCGGTGATGGAGGACGGCCGCCACGTCCTGCTCGTCGGCGAGGGCGCCACCCGGTTCGCCGCCGAGCGCGGGATCGAGCGCTGCGACCCGGCGGTGTTCGTCGCCGCCCGCCGGGGCGCCACCCCGCCGGCGGACACCGTCGGCGCGGTCGCCCGGGACGACGGCGGTCACGTCGCCGTCGCCGTCTCCACGGGCGGCATCTCGGGCAAGCGTCCCGGGCGCCTCGGCGACTCGCCGCTGCCGGGCGCCGGGTTCTACGCCGACGACGAGGCCGGGGCCGCCTGCGCCACCGGGGCGGGGGAGGGCTTCATCCGCACCGTCCTCTGCCACCGGACCGTCGAGCGCCTCGCCGGGGGCGTGGCGGCGGCGGTCGCCGAGGAGGGCATCGCCCACCTCGCCCGCCGGGTCGGCGGGCGCGGGGGGCTCATCGTGATCGGACGGGAGGGGACGCCGGCGGCGGCCTGGAACAGCGCGCACATGGCGTGGGCGATGCGCCACGAGGGCCGGTGA